A single region of the Heterodontus francisci isolate sHetFra1 unplaced genomic scaffold, sHetFra1.hap1 HAP1_SCAFFOLD_650, whole genome shotgun sequence genome encodes:
- the LOC137360550 gene encoding histone H2A type 2-B-like translates to MSGRGKNSGKARAKAKSHSSRAGLQLPVGSVHRLLRKGSYAERVGAGAPVYLAAVLEYLTAEILELAGNAARDNKKTRIIPRHMQLAVRNDEELNKLLGGVTIAQGGVLPNIQAVLLPK, encoded by the coding sequence atgtctggaagaggaaagaacagcgggaaagctcgggccaaggccaagtctcactcctcccgggctggactgcagttgccGGTGGgcagtgttcacaggctcctgagaaagggcagctatgctgagcgtgtgggtgccggagccccggtctatctggctgctgtgctcgagtatctgaccgctgaaatcctcgagctggccggtaacgcggcccgggacaacaagaaaacccgcatcatccccagacacatgcagctggccgtccgcaacgacgaggagctcaacaagctgctgggaggggtgactatcgctcagggcggggtgctgcctaatatccaggccgtgctgctgcccaag